From a region of the Gordonia sp. PP30 genome:
- a CDS encoding copper transporter — translation MISLRQHAISLIAVFLALAVGLFLGSGYIGDRVNALTGTDRDKLGTLQDENDALSRQANVDGGFIKDVAPRLVNGLLAKRSVLLVTAPNASDADTEAVKGLISDSGASFSGQIALSTTLVKDENAAKLGSIIDQSIPAGTALRVDYTDSGSRLGDLLGALLLVRDGGRPLPDTDRTTALQSLRAGGFLDYAEGTVKPAQLAVVLTGGGLPSDSGAQGQLVGRLAATLASRGAGGVLAGRQGSADGAAPVAVVRADPSLGKSLSTVDDVNEQTGQITVILALDAEAAGRSGAYGSGQGATSITVPAPRG, via the coding sequence ATGATCTCGCTGCGCCAGCATGCGATCTCGCTGATCGCGGTGTTCCTCGCCCTCGCCGTCGGCCTGTTCCTCGGCTCCGGCTACATCGGCGACCGGGTCAACGCGCTGACCGGCACCGATCGCGACAAACTGGGCACGCTGCAGGACGAGAACGACGCTCTTTCGCGCCAGGCGAACGTCGACGGCGGTTTCATCAAGGACGTCGCGCCGCGCCTGGTCAACGGCCTGCTGGCCAAACGCTCGGTGCTGCTGGTGACCGCGCCGAACGCCTCGGACGCCGACACCGAAGCGGTGAAGGGCCTGATCAGCGACTCCGGCGCGAGCTTCTCGGGGCAGATCGCACTGTCCACGACGCTCGTGAAGGACGAGAACGCCGCCAAGCTCGGCTCGATCATCGACCAGTCGATCCCGGCCGGCACCGCCCTGCGCGTGGACTACACCGACTCCGGCTCCCGGCTGGGCGACCTGCTCGGGGCGCTGCTCCTGGTGCGCGACGGCGGCCGCCCGCTGCCCGACACCGATCGCACGACCGCACTGCAATCGCTCCGCGCCGGCGGCTTCCTCGACTACGCGGAAGGCACGGTGAAACCGGCACAGCTGGCCGTCGTGCTGACCGGCGGCGGCCTGCCGTCCGATTCCGGTGCGCAGGGCCAGCTGGTCGGACGGCTCGCCGCGACCCTGGCCAGCCGCGGTGCGGGCGGTGTTCTCGCCGGCCGGCAGGGTTCGGCGGACGGTGCCGCACCGGTGGCCGTCGTCCGTGCCGATCCGTCGCTGGGCAAGTCGCTGTCCACCGTCGACGACGTCAACGAGCAGACCGGCCAGATCACCGTGATCCTCGCGCTCGACGCCGAGGCCGCCGGCCGTTCCGGCGCGTACGGCTCCGGTCAGGGTGCGACGTCGATCACGGTTCCGGCGCCACGCGGATAG
- a CDS encoding helix-turn-helix transcriptional regulator yields MSKSAVEQLLARRLGTRIAHLRVQKSLSQEALAQQVGISTNHLQLLESGLSDRTKRSPANPRLSTLVALSDALGVPLPELLQESSE; encoded by the coding sequence GTGTCGAAATCCGCTGTCGAGCAACTGCTTGCGCGGCGGCTGGGGACTCGTATCGCCCATCTCCGCGTGCAGAAGAGCCTGAGTCAGGAGGCACTCGCGCAACAGGTCGGGATCAGCACCAACCACCTGCAACTCCTCGAGAGCGGACTCAGCGATCGCACGAAACGGTCACCGGCGAATCCGCGGCTCAGCACGTTGGTTGCGCTGAGCGACGCACTCGGTGTACCGCTTCCGGAGCTGTTACAGGAATCCTCCGAGTAG
- the recN gene encoding DNA repair protein RecN, which produces MLEELSIRGLGVLESASAEFAPGFTVLTGETGAGKTMIVTSLRLLSGARADAGRVRTGDEKAVVEGRFRLPAAGERSALIDDVLESTGAQIDDDDTLIAARTVNADGRSRAHLGGRSVPAATLGDVTGELLAIHGQNDQLRLARPDQQRAALDRFTGTKAADLLAKYRKARTAWLETLDELDRRRADSREIAQEADRLRFGLQEIEAVAPEPGEDADLVATVKRLTDLEDLRAAAAGAHRIIAGDGGIEPSVVEGLGSVRSLLESSDDAALADLLPRVAEALAVVGDVGDELSVYLAGLPSDAQDLDALLSRQADLKLLTRKYAADIDGVIAWADEARARLARIEDPEGSIEELEAKAGREREKVAELAGKLHKLRAGAAGKLGGKVSAELAGLAMGGSELAVAVDLLPGEDDRLAITVDGHRTQAGADGADRVEFGLVAHQGARPLPIAKSASGGELSRVMLALEVVLAEPDSGGVMVFDEVDAGVGGAAAVQIGARLARLAARHQVIVVTHLPQVAAFADNHLVIGKVGGGAAGRQTSTLTALDRSERVAELARMLAGLGDSDTGRAHAEELLETAEATRAER; this is translated from the coding sequence GTGCTCGAAGAGCTGTCGATCCGCGGACTCGGCGTACTGGAGTCGGCGTCGGCCGAGTTCGCGCCCGGTTTCACGGTGCTCACCGGCGAGACCGGCGCGGGCAAGACGATGATCGTGACCAGCCTGCGCCTGCTGTCCGGCGCGCGGGCGGATGCCGGGCGCGTGCGCACCGGTGACGAGAAGGCCGTCGTCGAAGGACGATTCCGGTTGCCCGCCGCGGGCGAGCGGTCCGCGCTGATCGACGACGTCCTGGAATCCACCGGTGCACAGATCGATGACGACGACACCCTGATCGCCGCGCGCACCGTCAACGCCGACGGCCGGTCGCGGGCCCATCTGGGCGGCCGGTCGGTACCGGCGGCGACCCTGGGCGACGTCACCGGCGAACTGCTCGCGATTCACGGCCAGAACGACCAGCTCCGCCTGGCCCGGCCCGATCAGCAGCGCGCCGCCCTCGACCGGTTCACCGGTACCAAGGCCGCCGACCTCCTCGCGAAGTACCGCAAGGCGCGGACCGCGTGGCTGGAGACCCTGGACGAGCTGGACCGTCGGCGCGCCGACTCCCGGGAGATCGCCCAGGAGGCGGACCGGCTGCGGTTCGGATTGCAGGAGATCGAGGCGGTCGCGCCGGAACCAGGGGAGGACGCGGATCTGGTCGCCACCGTCAAGCGGCTCACCGACCTGGAGGATCTGCGGGCCGCCGCGGCCGGGGCCCACCGGATCATCGCCGGGGACGGCGGCATAGAACCGAGCGTCGTCGAGGGCCTCGGCTCGGTCCGCTCGCTCCTCGAATCGTCCGACGACGCCGCGCTGGCAGACCTGCTGCCGCGCGTCGCCGAGGCGCTGGCCGTGGTCGGCGATGTCGGCGACGAGCTGTCGGTGTACCTGGCCGGGCTGCCCAGCGACGCGCAGGACCTCGACGCGCTGCTCAGCAGGCAGGCCGACCTGAAGCTGCTGACCCGGAAGTACGCGGCCGACATCGACGGCGTGATCGCCTGGGCCGACGAGGCACGCGCCCGGCTCGCGCGGATCGAGGACCCGGAGGGGTCGATCGAAGAACTCGAAGCGAAGGCCGGGCGGGAGCGGGAGAAGGTGGCCGAACTGGCCGGGAAACTCCACAAGCTCCGCGCCGGCGCCGCGGGGAAGCTCGGCGGCAAGGTCTCCGCCGAACTGGCCGGCCTGGCGATGGGCGGCAGCGAACTCGCGGTCGCCGTCGACCTGCTGCCCGGCGAGGACGACCGGCTCGCCATCACCGTCGACGGCCACCGAACGCAAGCCGGGGCCGACGGCGCGGACCGCGTCGAATTCGGGCTCGTCGCGCATCAGGGCGCGCGGCCGCTGCCGATCGCCAAATCGGCGTCCGGCGGCGAACTCTCGCGCGTGATGCTCGCGCTCGAGGTGGTGCTCGCCGAGCCCGACTCGGGCGGCGTGATGGTGTTCGACGAGGTCGACGCCGGGGTCGGCGGTGCGGCCGCGGTGCAGATCGGTGCCCGCCTCGCCCGGCTCGCCGCGCGACACCAGGTGATCGTCGTGACCCACCTGCCGCAGGTGGCCGCCTTCGCCGACAACCATCTGGTGATCGGCAAGGTCGGCGGCGGTGCCGCGGGCCGGCAGACGTCGACACTGACGGCCCTCGATCGCTCCGAACGCGTGGCCGAACTAGCGCGCATGCTGGCCGGTCTGGGCGACTCGGACACCGGCCGCGCCCACGCCGAGGAACTCCTGGAAACGGCCGAGGCGACCCGCGCCGAACGCTGA
- a CDS encoding NUDIX hydrolase, which produces MGEPGSHEFSVRDSETLYRGAILELRREEVVMPGGGTAHREVVAKHAAVAVVARDEQGRIALVRQYRHPIGRRLLELPAGLLDGGPGESPLQAAQRELAEEADLAAATWHTLVDLDSSPGFTDEAIRVFYAEGLSVVDGGPREHEEADLAVVWTGLDDAVAAVLNGEIVNAIAAAGILAAAAAARTGAPLRAPDAPWPDRSRRFGS; this is translated from the coding sequence ATGGGCGAGCCGGGATCGCACGAGTTCTCCGTCCGTGATTCGGAGACGCTCTACCGGGGCGCGATCCTGGAGTTGCGGCGCGAAGAGGTCGTGATGCCCGGGGGCGGTACCGCCCACCGCGAGGTGGTGGCCAAACATGCCGCGGTGGCCGTGGTCGCGCGGGACGAGCAGGGGCGGATCGCGCTGGTCCGGCAGTATCGTCATCCGATCGGACGGCGCCTGCTCGAACTGCCGGCCGGGCTGCTCGACGGAGGCCCCGGCGAGTCGCCGTTGCAGGCGGCGCAGCGGGAACTGGCCGAGGAGGCCGACCTCGCTGCCGCGACGTGGCACACGCTGGTCGATCTCGACTCGTCGCCGGGCTTCACCGACGAGGCGATCCGGGTCTTCTACGCTGAAGGGCTCAGCGTCGTCGACGGGGGCCCGCGCGAACACGAGGAAGCCGACCTCGCCGTCGTCTGGACGGGACTGGACGACGCCGTCGCCGCGGTGCTGAACGGCGAGATCGTGAACGCGATCGCGGCGGCCGGGATCCTCGCCGCCGCGGCGGCTGCGCGCACCGGCGCGCCGCTGCGCGCTCCGGACGCTCCGTGGCCGGACCGGTCGCGGAGATTCGGGTCGTGA
- a CDS encoding CTP synthase — MRSLRHVQPGTKHIFVTGGVASSLGKGLTASSLGQLLTARGLRVTMQKVDPYLNVDPGTMNPFQHGEVFVTEDGAETDLDIGHYERFLDRDLSGSANVTTGQVYSTVIAKERRGEYLGDTVQVIPHITDELKARMMAMHEPDANGEAPDVVITEIGGTVGDIESQPFIEAARQIRHDLGRDNVFFLHVSLVPYLAPSGELKTKPTQHSVAALRSIGIQPDALILRCDRPVPEALKKKIALMCDVDIDGVISTPDAPSIYDIPKVLHAERLDTYVVRQLGLPFRDVDWTVWGDLLNRVHAPRETVTVAIVGKYIDLPDAYLSVTEAIRAGGFAHYARTEIVWVPSDDCATPEGAHNALRDVDAIMIPGGFGIRGIEGKLGAIAYARHNQIPLLGLCLGLQCVVIEAARSVGLTEASSTEFDPDTPDPVIATMADQEAAVSGDADLGGTMRLGSYPAVLAPGSVVARAYGGTEVTERHRHRFEVNNAYRDKIAESGLVFSGTSPDGHLVEFVEYPRDKHPFLVATQAHPELKSRPTRPHPLFSAFIEAALKYKAAERLPVQLDGYDPTGLNDADAEA; from the coding sequence TTGCGATCACTGCGCCACGTGCAGCCAGGAACCAAGCACATCTTCGTCACCGGAGGTGTCGCATCGTCCCTGGGTAAGGGGCTGACGGCCTCCAGTCTCGGTCAGTTGCTCACCGCGCGCGGACTGCGCGTGACGATGCAGAAGGTAGACCCTTACCTCAACGTCGATCCGGGCACCATGAACCCCTTCCAGCACGGGGAGGTCTTCGTCACCGAAGACGGCGCCGAGACAGACCTGGACATCGGCCACTACGAGCGCTTCCTGGATCGCGATCTCAGCGGTTCGGCGAATGTGACCACCGGCCAGGTGTACTCGACGGTGATCGCCAAGGAGCGGCGCGGCGAGTACCTGGGCGACACCGTCCAGGTGATCCCGCACATCACCGACGAGCTCAAGGCCCGCATGATGGCCATGCACGAGCCCGACGCGAACGGTGAGGCCCCCGACGTGGTGATCACCGAGATCGGCGGCACCGTCGGCGACATCGAGTCGCAGCCGTTCATCGAGGCCGCGCGCCAGATCCGGCATGACCTCGGCCGCGACAACGTCTTCTTCCTGCACGTCTCGCTGGTGCCGTACCTGGCGCCGTCCGGCGAACTCAAGACCAAGCCCACCCAGCATTCGGTGGCCGCGCTGCGCAGCATCGGCATCCAGCCCGACGCGCTGATCCTGCGCTGCGACCGGCCGGTGCCCGAGGCGCTGAAGAAGAAGATCGCGCTGATGTGCGACGTCGACATCGACGGCGTGATCTCCACGCCGGATGCGCCGTCGATCTACGACATTCCGAAGGTGCTGCACGCCGAGCGGCTCGACACCTACGTGGTGCGCCAGCTCGGGCTGCCCTTCCGCGACGTCGACTGGACCGTCTGGGGCGACCTGCTGAACCGCGTCCACGCACCGCGCGAGACGGTGACCGTCGCCATCGTCGGCAAGTACATCGACCTGCCCGATGCCTACCTGTCGGTGACCGAGGCCATCCGGGCCGGCGGTTTCGCGCACTACGCGCGCACCGAGATCGTCTGGGTGCCGTCCGACGACTGCGCCACCCCGGAGGGGGCGCACAACGCGCTGCGCGACGTCGACGCGATCATGATTCCCGGCGGGTTCGGTATCCGCGGGATCGAGGGCAAGCTCGGTGCGATCGCCTACGCGCGGCACAACCAGATCCCGCTCCTCGGGCTGTGCCTGGGCCTGCAGTGCGTGGTGATCGAGGCCGCGCGGTCGGTCGGGCTCACCGAGGCCAGCTCCACCGAGTTCGATCCGGACACCCCGGACCCGGTGATCGCGACGATGGCCGACCAGGAGGCCGCGGTCTCCGGCGACGCCGATCTGGGCGGCACCATGCGGCTGGGGTCGTACCCGGCGGTGCTCGCCCCGGGCAGTGTCGTCGCACGCGCCTACGGTGGCACCGAGGTGACCGAACGGCACCGTCATCGCTTCGAGGTGAACAACGCCTACCGCGACAAGATCGCCGAGTCTGGGCTGGTGTTCTCCGGGACCTCGCCGGACGGCCATCTGGTCGAGTTCGTCGAATACCCCCGGGACAAGCATCCCTTCCTGGTGGCCACGCAGGCGCACCCGGAGCTGAAGAGCCGCCCGACGCGGCCGCACCCGTTGTTCTCGGCGTTCATCGAGGCGGCGCTGAAATACAAAGCGGCAGAACGTCTTCCGGTTCAGCTCGACGGCTACGACCCGACCGGCCTGAACGACGCCGACGCCGAGGCCTGA
- a CDS encoding NAD kinase, with amino-acid sequence MHDDAARSFLLVAHTGRDEVTNTLDIVGRRCAQAGITVRILDNDTRLPSAGPDQHWHPVDPERLRATGVEVEIVRAGADSAAGCELVLVLGGDGTFLRAAELAYPAGVPILGINLGHIGFLAEAEAHVIDDVMDRLVGHDYLIEDRMVLDVAVLDAQQGRSLGHTWALNEVAVQNRSHNGVLELVTEVDGRPVSAFGADGLLIATPTGSTAYAFSAGGPVMWPDLEAILVVPSNAHALFARPMVTSPRSRIAVEVDASGRPAVALCDGRRILEVPPGGRVEVSRAATSLKWIRIGSEPFADRLVTKFSLPVTGWRGRS; translated from the coding sequence GTGCACGACGATGCCGCGCGCTCCTTCCTGCTCGTCGCGCACACCGGTCGCGATGAGGTGACGAACACCCTGGACATCGTCGGCCGGCGCTGCGCGCAGGCCGGGATCACGGTGCGGATCCTCGACAACGACACGCGGCTGCCCTCGGCGGGACCGGATCAGCACTGGCACCCCGTCGACCCGGAGCGGCTGCGTGCCACCGGCGTCGAGGTCGAGATCGTCCGGGCCGGCGCCGATTCGGCCGCCGGCTGCGAACTCGTCCTGGTACTCGGCGGGGACGGGACCTTCCTGCGCGCCGCGGAACTGGCCTATCCGGCCGGCGTACCGATCCTCGGCATCAACCTGGGGCACATCGGGTTCCTCGCCGAGGCGGAGGCGCACGTCATCGACGACGTCATGGACCGCCTGGTCGGTCACGACTACCTGATCGAGGACCGGATGGTGCTCGACGTGGCGGTGCTCGACGCCCAGCAGGGCCGCTCGCTCGGCCACACCTGGGCGCTGAACGAGGTCGCCGTACAGAACCGGTCGCACAACGGGGTACTGGAACTGGTCACCGAGGTCGACGGCCGTCCGGTGTCCGCGTTCGGCGCCGACGGCCTGCTGATCGCGACGCCGACCGGGTCCACCGCGTACGCCTTCTCCGCGGGCGGGCCGGTGATGTGGCCCGACCTGGAGGCCATCCTCGTGGTCCCGAGCAACGCGCACGCGCTCTTCGCCCGGCCGATGGTGACCAGTCCGCGTTCCCGGATCGCGGTCGAGGTCGACGCGAGCGGCCGGCCGGCGGTGGCCCTGTGCGACGGCCGGCGCATCCTCGAAGTCCCACCGGGCGGGCGGGTCGAGGTCTCCCGCGCCGCCACCTCCCTGAAATGGATCCGCATCGGCTCCGAACCGTTCGCGGACCGGCTGGTGACCAAATTCTCGCTTCCCGTCACAGGGTGGCGCGGAAGGAGCTGA
- a CDS encoding TlyA family RNA methyltransferase gives MAPRARLDAELVRRGLARSREHARALIEAGQVKVNGTVASKPATNVAKDTPLLVTEADTDDWASRGAHKLLGALEAFEPLGLTVAGRRCLDAGASTGGFTDVLLRRGATEVEAVDVGYGQLIWRLQNDDRVHVHDRTNVRHLQPDAIGGSVDLIVGDLSFISLNLVLPALAACLRPGGDALPMVKPQFEVGKERVGAGGVVRDPALRAEVVADVAATAARLGLRTRAVEASPLPGPSGNVEYFLWLHKPEADGHLSEAGDTVDLINAAVARGPQ, from the coding sequence ATGGCGCCCCGGGCACGACTCGACGCCGAACTGGTCCGTCGCGGTCTGGCGCGCTCGCGGGAACACGCGCGCGCGCTGATCGAGGCCGGCCAGGTCAAGGTGAACGGCACCGTCGCCTCGAAACCGGCCACCAACGTCGCTAAAGACACCCCGCTGCTGGTCACCGAGGCCGACACGGACGACTGGGCCTCGCGCGGCGCGCACAAGTTGCTCGGCGCACTCGAGGCGTTCGAGCCACTCGGGCTGACGGTGGCGGGACGACGCTGCCTCGACGCCGGCGCGTCGACCGGCGGTTTCACCGACGTGCTGCTCCGGCGTGGCGCCACGGAAGTCGAGGCCGTCGACGTCGGCTACGGCCAGCTGATCTGGCGACTGCAGAACGACGACCGCGTCCACGTGCACGACCGCACCAACGTCCGCCACCTGCAACCCGATGCGATCGGCGGGTCGGTGGACCTGATCGTCGGCGATCTCTCGTTCATCTCGCTGAACCTCGTGCTACCGGCGCTGGCCGCGTGCCTGCGGCCCGGCGGGGACGCCCTGCCGATGGTGAAGCCGCAGTTCGAGGTCGGCAAGGAGCGCGTCGGCGCCGGAGGCGTGGTCCGTGACCCGGCGCTGCGGGCCGAGGTGGTCGCCGACGTCGCGGCCACCGCCGCGCGGCTCGGGCTGCGGACGCGGGCCGTCGAGGCCAGCCCGCTGCCGGGACCGTCGGGCAACGTCGAATACTTCCTCTGGCTGCACAAACCCGAGGCCGACGGGCACCTGTCGGAGGCGGGCGATACGGTTGACCTGATCAACGCGGCGGTCGCACGGGGGCCTCAGTGA
- a CDS encoding DUF1345 domain-containing protein, whose amino-acid sequence MGTTDHRLRAGSALVRLLISAVLGMTITAILTATTGIDPRLYGWAITAALYVAWTWLVLGRMNAAATEWHASRDDPTHLATLLIVVACALASLTAIGAVLFAHSSRSFLLGTVAAIVVSWAAIHTVFAAHYAREYFSGDAGGIDFHQKDPPCYSDFAYVAFTVGMSFAISDTDLSGTRMRRAALPHALLSYLFGTVIVAMVINIVAGLAH is encoded by the coding sequence GTGGGAACCACCGATCATCGCCTTCGCGCCGGGTCCGCACTGGTCAGACTCCTGATCAGCGCCGTCCTCGGAATGACGATCACCGCGATCCTGACCGCGACCACCGGCATCGATCCGCGTCTTTACGGATGGGCCATCACCGCCGCGCTCTACGTCGCATGGACGTGGCTGGTGCTGGGTCGGATGAATGCCGCGGCCACCGAATGGCACGCGAGCCGCGACGACCCGACACATCTGGCCACGCTGCTCATCGTCGTCGCCTGCGCCCTCGCCAGCCTCACCGCGATCGGCGCGGTGCTCTTCGCGCACAGCAGCCGGTCATTCCTGCTCGGCACCGTCGCCGCGATCGTCGTCTCGTGGGCCGCGATCCACACCGTGTTCGCCGCGCACTACGCCCGCGAGTACTTCTCCGGTGATGCGGGCGGAATCGACTTCCATCAGAAGGATCCGCCCTGTTACAGCGACTTCGCCTACGTCGCCTTCACCGTCGGCATGAGCTTCGCGATCTCCGACACGGACCTGTCCGGCACCCGCATGCGCCGGGCGGCTCTCCCCCATGCCCTCCTCTCGTACCTCTTCGGCACAGTGATCGTGGCGATGGTGATCAACATCGTCGCCGGTCTCGCGCACTGA
- the xerD gene encoding site-specific tyrosine recombinase XerD — translation MTGSVETAAALYLDHLTVEKGSAANTVASYRRDLTRYAAFLESRGIGSLAEVTEPDVREFLVELRRGSPDDGVPPLADSSVARTLVAARGFHKFAAAEGIVRSDVAHAVRPPKAARRLPKALSVDEVLAILEAAGAPDHPRALRDRAMLELLYSCGARISEVTALDVDDLDTEHRAVVLRGKGGKERIVPVGRPAIAAVDAYLVRGRPALVKQGTPALFLNVRGGRLSRQSAWQVLVDTAARAGIEKEVSPHTLRHSFATHLLDGGADVRVVQELLGHSSVTTTQIYTLVTVNTMREVYASAHPRAR, via the coding sequence GTGACGGGATCTGTCGAGACCGCCGCCGCGCTGTACCTCGACCACCTCACGGTGGAGAAGGGTTCGGCGGCCAACACGGTCGCGTCGTACCGGCGTGATCTGACGCGATACGCGGCGTTTCTCGAGAGCCGGGGGATCGGTTCGCTGGCCGAGGTGACCGAGCCGGACGTGCGGGAGTTCCTGGTCGAGCTGCGCCGGGGGAGCCCCGACGACGGTGTGCCGCCGCTCGCCGACTCGTCGGTGGCGCGAACTCTGGTGGCGGCCAGGGGGTTTCATAAGTTCGCCGCCGCAGAAGGGATCGTTCGCAGCGACGTCGCCCACGCGGTGCGGCCTCCCAAGGCGGCACGCCGGCTGCCGAAGGCCCTGTCCGTCGACGAGGTGCTGGCGATTCTGGAGGCGGCCGGTGCGCCGGATCATCCACGGGCGCTTCGTGATCGGGCGATGCTCGAGTTGCTGTACAGCTGCGGTGCCCGGATCTCGGAGGTCACCGCGCTCGACGTCGACGATCTCGATACCGAGCACCGCGCCGTCGTGCTGCGCGGTAAGGGCGGCAAGGAGCGGATCGTCCCGGTCGGGCGTCCGGCGATCGCGGCGGTGGACGCGTACCTGGTCCGGGGCCGGCCCGCGCTGGTGAAGCAGGGGACGCCCGCACTCTTCCTCAACGTCCGCGGCGGCCGGCTCTCCCGGCAGAGTGCCTGGCAGGTCCTGGTCGACACCGCCGCCCGCGCCGGGATCGAGAAGGAGGTGTCGCCGCACACGCTGCGCCACAGCTTCGCCACGCACCTGCTCGACGGCGGCGCCGACGTCCGCGTCGTGCAAGAACTGCTCGGTCATTCGTCGGTGACGACCACGCAGATCTACACCCTGGTCACGGTGAACACCATGCGCGAGGTCTACGCGTCGGCGCATCCGCGGGCGCGGTGA
- the steA gene encoding putative cytokinetic ring protein SteA → MPALLSRRTDDLPGTTGIARIDKKTKRLVDRAGHGDIVILDEVDLDRLTADALVEAEVAAVVNASPSITGRYPNLGPEVLAASGIPLLDAVGPEVFARVKEGAKVRLYDDRLYLGDRVVARGTELDERAVADAMLEAKTGLVDHLEAFSGNTIEFIRSESPLLIDGVGVPELHVKLEGRHVVVVGDGSDRAADLKALKPFIKEYQPIMIGVGIGADTLMKAGYKPAVIVGDPEEIKTNTLKSGAELVLPADPDGHAAGLERIQDLGIGATTFPAIGSAGDLALLLADFHGADLIVTVGLGGSLNDFFDRSRRDQIPSTFLTRLKVGQKLVDAKAVATLYRSRVSGAVIAALLLAALIVLIVALAMTGTGAGDWITAAWHHVTDWVSGLGSSSS, encoded by the coding sequence ATGCCCGCCTTGCTCTCCCGCCGCACCGACGACCTGCCCGGTACCACCGGTATCGCCCGCATCGACAAGAAGACCAAGCGACTGGTCGACCGCGCCGGCCACGGTGACATCGTCATCCTGGACGAGGTCGACCTGGACCGGCTGACCGCCGACGCGCTGGTGGAGGCCGAGGTCGCCGCGGTGGTGAACGCGTCGCCGTCGATCACCGGCCGCTACCCGAACCTCGGGCCGGAGGTGCTGGCGGCATCGGGCATCCCACTGCTCGACGCGGTGGGTCCCGAGGTCTTCGCGCGGGTCAAGGAGGGCGCCAAGGTCCGGCTGTACGACGACCGGCTCTACCTGGGCGACCGCGTGGTCGCGCGCGGCACCGAACTCGACGAGCGGGCCGTCGCCGACGCCATGCTGGAGGCCAAGACCGGTCTCGTCGACCATCTGGAGGCGTTCTCGGGCAACACCATCGAGTTCATTCGCAGTGAGTCGCCGCTGCTGATCGACGGCGTGGGCGTGCCGGAACTGCACGTGAAGCTGGAGGGCCGCCACGTGGTGGTGGTGGGCGACGGCTCGGACCGGGCGGCCGACCTCAAGGCCCTCAAACCATTCATCAAGGAGTATCAACCGATCATGATCGGCGTCGGTATCGGCGCCGACACCCTGATGAAGGCCGGCTACAAGCCCGCCGTGATCGTCGGCGACCCCGAGGAGATCAAGACCAACACGCTCAAGAGCGGTGCCGAACTGGTGCTGCCCGCCGATCCGGACGGCCACGCCGCCGGTCTCGAGCGGATCCAGGACCTCGGCATCGGCGCCACCACCTTCCCGGCGATCGGCTCGGCCGGCGACCTCGCGCTGCTGCTCGCCGATTTCCACGGCGCCGACCTGATCGTGACCGTCGGCCTCGGCGGCTCGCTCAACGACTTCTTCGACCGCAGCCGTCGCGACCAGATCCCGTCGACCTTCCTCACCCGGCTCAAGGTGGGGCAGAAGCTGGTCGACGCCAAAGCCGTCGCGACGCTGTACCGCAGCCGCGTCAGCGGCGCCGTGATCGCCGCGCTGCTGCTGGCGGCGCTGATCGTGCTCATCGTCGCGCTGGCCATGACCGGCACCGGCGCCGGTGACTGGATCACCGCCGCGTGGCATCACGTCACCGATTGGGTCAGCGGACTGGGGTCGTCCAGCTCATGA